The Hymenobacter oligotrophus genome segment GATATAATTAGAGAAAAACACTTTATAATTGCGCGATAATCGGAGCCACATATCCCAGTCCTCATAGAACAAGTTTTCATCAAAACCTCCTAATTTCTTAAGCGCCTCGGTTCTAACCATGGTGCTTATTCCAGGTATGAAGTTTTTATTTAACAAAGAAATAAAAACATCGCCATAAGTTTTAACAAAATCAGGATCACGACTATTCATCAATGTATCAGATTTTAGCTGACTATCTTCGTCAATTATATAAACGTCTCCATACAACAAAGCATATTCGTCGCTCAAATTTTCAAATTCTGCAACTTGCTCCTCTATCTTACGCGGCATAAATACGTCATCAGAAGCAATTATTGACATATATTTTCCGCGCGAGTTTAATAACATGTCATTAGCAACTCTACACACACCCTCGTTTACGTTGTGTTTAATAAATTTAAATTTTATACTATTATTCAATAACCATGCATCAATTATCTCAACTGAATTGTCTTTCGAACAGTCATCGACAACAATTAATTCGATATTATTATACGTTTGAGCTTTAATACTTTCAAGCGCCTCCACTACAAACCTAGCATTGTTGTATGAGGACATGCAAACACTTACTAATGGCGTATCAGAGTTTATCATGACTGTTTTTTAAAGACTCACAATTTCAGGGTCCAACTTCTTGATTAGCCTTGCAGGATTTCCTCCCACAACAGAAAAGTCATCAAAGCAATTGTTTACAAAGCTATTGGCAGCAACAACACAAAATTTACCTAAAATTACCCCTGGCATAATCACTGCATTTGCTCCAATCCATGAATGATCACCAATCTTCACGTTTTTTTTAACAATAGGAAAATATTTCTGCATCAATGGGCTTGCATTAGGACCTGAGCTACTCATAATATTTACATGTTGCGCTATACTTACAAAATTTCCTATCTCAATTGCGGCCGCATAACCTTGAATAAATGAATGAGGCCCTATGTAAGTACTTTCCCCTACATGCAATATAAATTCAGCCGAACCAAATACACTACAACCTTTTGCTATTTTAACATTATTGCCAATTTTAATATTATTAATTGAACTCGAAGGATCAACAACAACACCAGCCCCCAAATTAATATTTTCGGTCAGCATTTTATTTGCAATAAATAAATTGACGTATGCACTCGTAGAAGTAGGCGAAATCCACCTCATTCAATTTTTGATGAAGAGGTATAAAAAAAGCTTTCTCACCATAAAAAACACTACACTGAATGCCCTTTTTCCAAAGATAGGACTTCAGCGCTTGTAAATCTACCTCGCATTCTACCTTGAACATGTACACTCCAG includes the following:
- a CDS encoding glycosyltransferase gives rise to the protein MSSYNNARFVVEALESIKAQTYNNIELIVVDDCSKDNSVEIIDAWLLNNSIKFKFIKHNVNEGVCRVANDMLLNSRGKYMSIIASDDVFMPRKIEEQVAEFENLSDEYALLYGDVYIIDEDSQLKSDTLMNSRDPDFVKTYGDVFISLLNKNFIPGISTMVRTEALKKLGGFDENLFYEDWDMWLRLSRNYKVFFSNYIPSKYRIVSTSMWNTRSHKFYESTILLLKKHLGFSPEGDAIIYRHIREQAELLYRKGAKSATKYLKEAWKYYKVPSLGLLYCMSAVGLPYSVFDRLRRARG
- a CDS encoding acyltransferase; this translates as MLTENINLGAGVVVDPSSSINNIKIGNNVKIAKGCSVFGSAEFILHVGESTYIGPHSFIQGYAAAIEIGNFVSIAQHVNIMSSSGPNASPLMQKYFPIVKKNVKIGDHSWIGANAVIMPGVILGKFCVVAANSFVNNCFDDFSVVGGNPARLIKKLDPEIVSL